One uncultured Pseudodesulfovibrio sp. genomic window carries:
- a CDS encoding response regulator yields the protein MPARVLLVDDEKGFVDTMAKRLENRGYTVGVAYDGQQALDALEKGEIFFDVVVLDVKMPGMDGNEVLKRIKADHPLVEVIMLTGHATVESAIEGMKSGAFDYMMKPCDLEGLMDKIGDAQDKKEAHENKILEARARHIVLRRGE from the coding sequence ATGCCTGCCAGAGTACTGCTCGTTGACGACGAAAAGGGTTTTGTGGACACCATGGCCAAACGGCTGGAAAACCGGGGCTACACCGTGGGTGTGGCCTACGACGGCCAGCAGGCTCTCGACGCCCTGGAAAAGGGAGAGATTTTCTTCGACGTGGTCGTCCTGGACGTCAAGATGCCGGGCATGGACGGCAACGAGGTCCTGAAGCGGATCAAGGCGGACCACCCGCTGGTGGAGGTCATCATGTTGACCGGCCACGCCACCGTGGAGTCCGCCATCGAGGGCATGAAATCCGGGGCCTTCGACTACATGATGAAGCCGTGCGACCTGGAAGGGCTCATGGACAAGATCGGCGATGCGCAGGACAAGAAAGAGGCGCACGAGAACAAGATTCTCGAGGCCCGGGCCCGGCACATCGTGCTGCGCCGGGGCGAGTAG
- a CDS encoding response regulator: protein MTEVPIRVLLVDDELGFLDVLAKRMGKRGYAVTTAGSGAESIRVLRDHDFDVAVLDLKLDDMDGIEVLQIMKKMVPDMPVIMLTGHGSEKAAREGVKSGAFDYLLKPCDLDDLLDKIGQAVAG, encoded by the coding sequence ATGACCGAGGTCCCCATCCGCGTGCTTCTGGTCGATGACGAGCTGGGCTTTCTCGACGTGCTGGCCAAGCGCATGGGCAAGCGAGGCTATGCCGTGACCACGGCGGGCAGCGGGGCCGAGTCCATCCGGGTGTTGCGGGACCACGATTTCGATGTGGCCGTGCTCGATCTCAAGCTCGATGATATGGACGGCATAGAGGTCTTGCAGATAATGAAAAAGATGGTGCCGGACATGCCGGTCATCATGCTGACCGGCCACGGGTCCGAGAAGGCGGCAAGGGAAGGCGTCAAATCCGGGGCTTTCGACTATCTGCTCAAGCCCTGCGATCTGGACGACCTCCTCGACAAGATCGGACAGGCTGTGGCCGGGTAG
- a CDS encoding response regulator has product MADIKALLVDDEESFRNTLCKRLSRRGMTVEQAGSGEEALEMLVTFRPDVILLDVKMPGMDGLTALHKIKEVSPLIEVVMLTGHASMEIAIRGMELGAFDYLMKPVEFEELLYKLEDAFKRKQYHEDRIAARTSGS; this is encoded by the coding sequence ATGGCCGATATAAAAGCGCTCCTCGTGGATGACGAGGAATCCTTTCGAAACACCTTGTGCAAGCGGCTTTCCCGCCGCGGCATGACCGTGGAGCAGGCGGGCTCGGGCGAGGAGGCCCTGGAAATGCTGGTCACCTTCCGGCCCGACGTGATCCTGCTCGACGTGAAGATGCCCGGCATGGACGGATTGACGGCCCTGCACAAGATCAAGGAAGTCAGTCCGCTCATCGAGGTGGTCATGCTCACGGGCCATGCCAGCATGGAGATCGCCATCAGGGGGATGGAACTCGGGGCCTTCGATTACCTGATGAAGCCCGTGGAATTCGAGGAGCTGCTCTACAAGCTTGAGGACGCCTTCAAGCGCAAACAGTACCACGAGGACCGCATCGCGGCCCGGACCAGCGGCTCGTGA
- a CDS encoding PEP/pyruvate-binding domain-containing protein — translation MGLFDWLRFRKKEKTPEERAEMRRVFATRYDHFRLLIQANTRAHELMGELEEALRGFTPYGMHFVRTLCTRISTSIYQMVRHLGELETQGHDDLVAAMQSINERIMEELEPENHVVGGDLVIDLAEVNRDHADLCGPKMAMLGEAGASLGLSIPSGFVVTVAAFQRFAHSQGLGTEIDRLIQTMAGDDRESVFQASSSIMQLIMETRLPDDLAEAILAAYDRLAERLGSSPDLAVRSSALGEDIEGSSFAGQYRSVLNVDRSSLLDAYKEVVASKYSRQAMAYRLSHGIRDDDVAMSVGCMTMVEAVAGGVAYSGNPVNVRDDRVSISSVWGLPKPVVDGTAGTDEFIVARDPLRVEEVHVADKADMYVCSQHEGVCREELTGDMGTQPSLTEEQALLVARETVRVEDHFGTPQDIEWAMTPDGAFHLLQCRPLMRVSSGEDAAPAANLPAPVLTGGRTASPGVGVGPAFTLRKDVDALSFPDGGVLILRQALPSRAALLDRASALISEQGGMAGHLANVAREFGVPALFGVKDAVGRFENGRILTVDAEGRAVYEGAVEALLKDHPRQRIMRGSPVQGALRKAARHIVRLNLTNPESPEFKPANCRTLHDVMRYCHERAVNVMFEFGTHDDYIEAASRQLICDVPKQFWILNLDDGFSPEGQERKDRCILLEHIVSYPMRMLWEGMQAVPWEGPPPVHGRGLMSVMFEATMNPDLVPSANTRYTQKNYFMVSKNYCSLQSRFGFHFCGVEALVGERISENYASFQFKGGAANMERRIRRARFVGDLLEMFDFRVRVRQDNMFARVEGLDRETMGNRLKIIGYLISHTRQLDMIMSNDAAVAHRKERFLNDFKLFDEPSDVE, via the coding sequence ATGGGCCTGTTCGACTGGCTGCGTTTCCGCAAGAAGGAAAAGACCCCCGAGGAGCGGGCCGAGATGCGTCGCGTGTTCGCCACGCGCTACGACCATTTTCGGCTGCTTATCCAGGCCAACACACGCGCCCATGAGCTCATGGGCGAGTTGGAGGAGGCCCTGCGCGGCTTCACGCCTTACGGCATGCATTTCGTGCGCACCCTGTGCACGCGCATTTCCACGTCCATCTACCAGATGGTTCGCCATCTGGGCGAGCTGGAGACGCAGGGCCATGACGATCTGGTCGCGGCCATGCAGTCCATCAACGAGCGGATAATGGAGGAGCTGGAGCCGGAAAACCATGTCGTGGGCGGCGATCTGGTCATCGACCTCGCCGAGGTCAACCGCGACCACGCCGACCTTTGCGGCCCCAAGATGGCCATGCTGGGCGAGGCTGGGGCGAGCCTCGGTCTGAGCATCCCGTCGGGTTTCGTGGTTACCGTAGCCGCCTTTCAGCGGTTCGCCCACAGCCAGGGGCTCGGTACGGAGATCGACCGGCTCATACAGACCATGGCGGGCGATGACCGCGAGTCCGTGTTCCAGGCTTCCTCCAGTATCATGCAGTTGATCATGGAGACCCGTCTGCCGGACGATCTGGCCGAAGCCATCCTGGCCGCCTACGACCGGCTTGCCGAACGGCTCGGGTCAAGTCCGGATCTGGCCGTGCGCTCCAGCGCCCTTGGCGAGGACATCGAGGGCTCTTCCTTTGCGGGACAGTACCGGTCCGTGCTCAACGTGGACCGCTCCTCACTGCTCGACGCCTACAAGGAAGTGGTCGCCTCCAAGTATTCCCGCCAGGCCATGGCCTACAGGTTGAGCCATGGCATCCGCGACGACGACGTGGCCATGTCGGTTGGCTGCATGACCATGGTCGAGGCCGTGGCCGGGGGCGTGGCCTATTCCGGCAATCCGGTCAACGTGCGCGATGACCGGGTGTCCATCAGTTCGGTCTGGGGGCTGCCCAAGCCCGTGGTGGATGGAACGGCCGGGACCGACGAGTTTATCGTGGCCCGCGATCCTTTGCGCGTGGAGGAGGTCCACGTGGCCGACAAGGCAGACATGTACGTTTGCAGCCAGCACGAGGGTGTCTGCCGTGAGGAGTTGACCGGGGACATGGGGACCCAGCCGTCGCTGACCGAGGAACAGGCTTTGCTAGTGGCCCGGGAGACTGTTCGCGTGGAGGACCATTTCGGCACGCCTCAGGACATCGAGTGGGCCATGACTCCGGACGGGGCCTTCCATCTTTTGCAGTGCCGACCGCTCATGCGCGTCTCCTCGGGTGAGGATGCCGCGCCCGCCGCCAACCTGCCGGCGCCGGTACTGACAGGCGGCCGGACCGCCAGCCCGGGCGTGGGCGTGGGGCCGGCCTTCACCCTGCGCAAGGACGTGGATGCCTTGAGCTTCCCGGACGGCGGTGTGTTGATCCTGCGTCAGGCCCTGCCCAGCAGGGCGGCCCTCCTGGATCGCGCCAGCGCACTCATTTCCGAGCAGGGCGGCATGGCCGGGCATCTGGCCAACGTGGCCCGCGAGTTCGGCGTCCCGGCCCTGTTCGGGGTCAAGGACGCGGTGGGCCGGTTCGAGAACGGCCGTATCCTGACCGTGGATGCCGAGGGCCGGGCAGTATACGAAGGTGCCGTGGAAGCCCTGCTCAAGGACCATCCCCGGCAGCGGATCATGCGCGGCAGCCCGGTCCAGGGAGCCCTGCGCAAGGCCGCCCGCCACATCGTCCGCCTGAACCTGACCAACCCGGAGTCCCCGGAGTTCAAGCCCGCCAATTGCCGCACTCTGCACGACGTCATGCGTTACTGCCACGAGCGGGCCGTGAACGTCATGTTCGAGTTTGGTACCCATGACGACTACATCGAGGCCGCCAGCCGTCAGCTCATCTGCGATGTGCCCAAGCAGTTCTGGATTCTCAACCTGGACGACGGGTTCTCGCCCGAGGGCCAGGAGCGCAAGGACCGCTGCATCCTGCTCGAACACATCGTCTCCTACCCCATGCGGATGCTCTGGGAGGGCATGCAGGCCGTGCCATGGGAAGGCCCGCCGCCGGTTCATGGCCGGGGGCTCATGTCGGTCATGTTCGAGGCCACCATGAACCCCGATCTGGTGCCGTCGGCCAATACCCGCTACACCCAGAAGAACTATTTCATGGTCTCGAAAAACTACTGCTCGCTTCAGTCCCGTTTCGGCTTCCATTTCTGCGGGGTCGAGGCGCTGGTGGGCGAGCGGATCAGCGAGAACTACGCGTCCTTCCAGTTCAAGGGCGGTGCCGCCAACATGGAACGTCGCATCCGCCGCGCCCGGTTCGTGGGCGATCTGCTGGAGATGTTCGACTTCCGCGTGCGCGTGCGCCAGGACAACATGTTCGCCCGTGTCGAAGGCCTGGACCGTGAAACCATGGGCAACCGACTCAAGATCATCGGCTACCTCATCTCCCATACACGCCAACTCGACATGATCATGTCCAACGACGCCGCCGTGGCCCACCGTAAGGAGCGCTTCCTCAATGACTTCAAGTTGTTCGACGAACCGTCTGATGTCGAGTGA
- a CDS encoding acidic tetraheme cytochrome c3 TmcA: protein MKKNTFTLAASMLTVILLVVVYMVPVAFSQDDMTQVPVDGFAKLERPRVPFMHDAHNEKAGLDDCVICHHSKNDDGTRNMETSSEGEPCSSCHAETRTDGGTPLMRAYHLQCQGCHKEQGKGPVACAECHPKS from the coding sequence ATGAAAAAGAATACCTTCACCCTCGCGGCCTCCATGCTGACCGTCATCCTGCTGGTTGTCGTGTACATGGTCCCCGTGGCCTTTTCCCAGGACGACATGACGCAAGTGCCCGTGGACGGCTTTGCCAAGCTCGAACGCCCCCGCGTGCCCTTCATGCATGACGCCCACAACGAAAAGGCCGGCCTGGACGACTGCGTCATCTGCCACCATTCCAAGAACGACGACGGCACCCGTAACATGGAGACCTCCTCCGAGGGCGAGCCGTGCAGCTCCTGCCACGCGGAAACGCGCACTGACGGCGGCACCCCGCTCATGCGCGCCTACCACCTCCAGTGCCAGGGTTGCCACAAGGAACAAGGCAAGGGCCCCGTGGCCTGCGCTGAGTGCCATCCCAAATCCTAA
- a CDS encoding electron transfer complex ferredoxin TmcB, translated as MSHIADRIISDVGLEAGVAALTTEKIEKVVNQMLKSETGAKLRAYRETCMRCGLCSQGCHYYMSHDADPSYSPVNKATETMYELMDKKGKVSPQRIYEMAQMAYTECNLCKRCAHYCPIGIDTGYIMSQVRRICYLLDVVPQYIRDTAHSHASTMNQMWVKDDEWIDSLQWQEDEARDEFPDLRIPLDKEGADVYYSVIAPEPKFRTQLIYQAAAIMNAAGIDWTMPSHPGWDNSDMCMFVGDYENMGRLKRSHYESAQKLRVKRIVMGECGHAFRSVYDMGNRWLGHKKMPVPVIHAIDFYWELINEGKIKITHQYENPVTIQDPCNIIRGRGLMDKLRDVVHFLCKEVVEMTPNREHNYCCCAGGGVINCGPPFKNTRMTGNRVKAEQLKATGVHDVVIPCHNCHGGIEDIIGYYDLGMHGKFISDIIYELMEKPEL; from the coding sequence ATGAGTCACATAGCTGACAGAATCATATCCGATGTCGGCCTTGAAGCCGGCGTCGCCGCGTTGACCACCGAGAAAATCGAAAAAGTGGTCAACCAGATGCTCAAAAGTGAAACCGGTGCCAAACTCCGGGCGTACAGGGAGACGTGCATGCGTTGCGGCCTCTGCTCACAGGGCTGCCACTACTACATGTCCCACGACGCCGATCCGAGCTACTCGCCCGTGAACAAGGCCACCGAGACCATGTACGAACTGATGGACAAGAAGGGCAAGGTCTCGCCCCAGCGGATCTACGAGATGGCCCAGATGGCCTACACCGAATGCAACCTCTGCAAGCGGTGCGCCCACTACTGTCCCATCGGCATCGACACCGGCTACATCATGTCCCAGGTGCGTCGCATCTGCTACCTGCTGGACGTGGTCCCGCAGTACATCCGCGACACAGCCCACTCCCACGCCTCGACCATGAACCAGATGTGGGTCAAGGACGACGAGTGGATCGACTCCCTGCAGTGGCAGGAGGACGAGGCCCGCGACGAGTTCCCGGACCTGCGCATCCCGCTCGACAAGGAAGGGGCCGACGTCTACTACTCGGTCATCGCTCCGGAACCCAAGTTCCGGACCCAGCTCATCTACCAGGCCGCGGCCATCATGAACGCCGCCGGCATCGACTGGACCATGCCGTCGCATCCGGGTTGGGACAACTCGGACATGTGCATGTTCGTGGGCGACTATGAAAACATGGGCCGCCTCAAGCGCTCCCACTACGAATCGGCCCAGAAGCTGCGCGTCAAACGCATCGTCATGGGCGAATGTGGCCACGCCTTCCGCTCGGTCTACGACATGGGCAACCGCTGGCTCGGCCACAAGAAGATGCCGGTTCCGGTCATCCACGCCATCGACTTCTACTGGGAGCTGATCAACGAAGGCAAGATCAAGATCACCCACCAGTACGAGAACCCGGTGACCATTCAGGACCCGTGCAATATCATCCGCGGCCGAGGCCTCATGGACAAGCTGCGCGACGTGGTCCACTTCCTGTGCAAGGAAGTGGTCGAGATGACCCCCAACCGCGAGCACAACTACTGCTGCTGCGCGGGCGGCGGCGTCATCAACTGCGGGCCGCCGTTCAAGAACACCCGCATGACCGGCAACCGCGTCAAGGCCGAACAGCTCAAGGCGACCGGCGTGCACGACGTTGTCATCCCGTGCCACAACTGTCACGGCGGCATTGAAGACATCATCGGTTATTATGATCTCGGGATGCACGGCAAGTTCATCAGCGACATCATCTACGAACTGATGGAAAAACCGGAACTCTAG
- a CDS encoding TmcC family electron transfer complex membrane anchor subunit, whose product MTDFYVFATGPLAWIAFGIFILGAIYRLVSMYSLAKAKDGSSIAYMSWYYGLRSILMWMIPFKSMGWKSDPLMTVTTFIFHLCFLLVAVFLGAHVVLWDTAFGISIPSLPSQFGDIVSFVALACCAVFAYRRFALPHVKGVTRCQDWFALVLVALPFITGVLAYHQVGSPLVMTTLHVLSGELLLALIPFTRLSHALFVLFTRAYMGSEFGGVRHANDW is encoded by the coding sequence ATGACTGATTTCTATGTCTTCGCCACCGGCCCCCTCGCCTGGATCGCCTTCGGCATCTTTATCCTGGGCGCCATCTACCGTTTGGTCAGCATGTATTCGCTGGCCAAGGCCAAGGACGGTTCCTCCATCGCCTACATGAGCTGGTACTACGGGCTTCGCTCCATCCTGATGTGGATGATCCCGTTCAAGTCCATGGGCTGGAAATCCGATCCCCTGATGACCGTGACCACCTTCATCTTCCACCTCTGCTTCCTGCTGGTGGCCGTGTTCCTGGGCGCTCACGTTGTCCTGTGGGATACCGCGTTCGGCATCTCCATCCCGAGCCTGCCCTCGCAGTTCGGCGATATCGTCAGCTTCGTGGCCCTGGCCTGTTGCGCCGTCTTCGCGTACCGCCGCTTCGCGCTGCCGCACGTCAAGGGCGTCACCCGCTGCCAGGACTGGTTCGCACTGGTTCTCGTGGCCCTGCCCTTCATCACCGGCGTGCTGGCCTACCACCAGGTGGGCTCGCCCCTGGTCATGACCACCCTGCACGTACTCTCCGGTGAACTGCTGCTCGCTCTGATCCCGTTCACCCGCCTGAGCCACGCGCTGTTCGTCCTGTTCACCAGGGCGTACATGGGTTCCGAGTTCGGCGGCGTCCGCCATGCCAACGACTGGTAG
- a CDS encoding electron transfer complex subunit TmcD produces the protein MGKISSWDWEPGQKTVVKSLSLLEGHEWQEEPYVSPDGETFVAIVKVGDGEFSIRTNDSVWEATFEKIWYPKFSPDGRLTAICQQDMEWVLVADGEAMGETTDYIWDTMFSEDGSVIATMCKSMEQYGISINGEPWETLYENANMPALSKDGAHSAAVVQAEGLAAADLEGFKRGVYTVAMDGEAWKGRYVNIWNPVFNKTGDSIAATCRTTVYDHTIVVDDKPWPKTYNQVWEPVFCPKDGSVAAPVRVAGKWGVDKDGQTLWEPRYVQCFYLQYDASGEKLWAVVATSYGQFTACVNNAAWNETWPTVSDLVVSPDGQRAAILASNCNEDFRIVVDGTPWSGTYDMAWPAVFSPDSKTVAAKVEKNGRFRILVNGKSYERDFDAVWPPIFSEDGTKVLIRAIENNSYIRIVAEVCDF, from the coding sequence ATGGGAAAAATCTCCTCATGGGACTGGGAACCCGGCCAAAAAACGGTCGTTAAATCCCTCTCCCTCCTCGAAGGACACGAATGGCAGGAAGAGCCGTACGTTTCGCCTGACGGCGAGACTTTCGTCGCGATCGTCAAGGTCGGCGACGGCGAATTCTCCATTCGCACCAACGACTCGGTCTGGGAAGCCACGTTCGAAAAGATCTGGTATCCGAAATTCTCCCCTGACGGCCGCCTGACCGCCATCTGCCAGCAGGACATGGAATGGGTCCTGGTCGCCGACGGCGAAGCCATGGGCGAGACCACCGACTATATCTGGGACACCATGTTCAGCGAAGACGGCTCCGTCATCGCCACCATGTGCAAGTCCATGGAACAGTACGGTATCTCCATCAACGGCGAGCCTTGGGAAACCCTGTATGAAAACGCCAACATGCCCGCCCTGTCCAAGGACGGCGCGCACTCCGCGGCCGTGGTTCAGGCAGAAGGCCTGGCCGCCGCCGACCTCGAAGGGTTCAAGCGCGGCGTGTACACCGTGGCCATGGACGGCGAAGCATGGAAGGGCCGTTACGTAAACATCTGGAACCCGGTGTTCAACAAAACCGGTGATTCCATTGCAGCCACCTGCAGGACCACGGTTTACGACCACACCATCGTGGTCGACGACAAGCCCTGGCCCAAGACCTACAACCAGGTCTGGGAACCGGTCTTCTGTCCCAAGGACGGCAGCGTTGCCGCTCCGGTCCGCGTGGCCGGCAAATGGGGCGTGGACAAGGACGGTCAGACCCTGTGGGAACCCCGCTACGTCCAGTGCTTCTATCTCCAGTACGACGCCTCCGGCGAAAAGCTGTGGGCCGTGGTGGCCACCAGCTACGGCCAGTTCACCGCCTGCGTGAACAACGCAGCCTGGAACGAGACCTGGCCCACCGTTTCCGATCTGGTGGTCAGCCCCGACGGACAGCGCGCCGCCATCCTGGCCTCCAATTGCAACGAGGACTTCCGCATCGTGGTTGACGGCACTCCCTGGTCCGGCACCTACGACATGGCCTGGCCCGCGGTCTTCTCTCCCGATTCCAAGACAGTGGCCGCCAAGGTGGAAAAGAACGGCAGATTCCGGATTCTGGTCAACGGCAAGTCCTATGAACGGGACTTCGACGCCGTTTGGCCTCCGATCTTCAGCGAGGACGGCACCAAGGTGCTCATCCGCGCCATCGAGAACAACAGCTACATCCGCATCGTCGCGGAAGTATGCGACTTCTAA
- a CDS encoding pilus assembly protein TadG-related protein, whose protein sequence is MRNIIHRLNDERGFATVMVSMCMAALMGLTALAVDLGRAYLKRSALQTAADAGALAGANSLLAEGRDLAKLRRIVANYASRNLTDEDVPDKALTDADIVFLRDGVPDEQNPDQVEVTISLTALRENPFPLYFGKAVGKPFMDITVTARAGLAGMCSSKCSKPFVVPTKYEWDDNAAPGTKYYQNGTLDVESPQEMATINVLGYTQDDVGTQIIIKPGDPSLTIVPGQYNLVDLPPVNKGDPITGAAMIKENIEGCTGSNSYATVAPGDELLLEPGNSAGPVKAGTSTLIGLDPYAAWDETTNAIEGSSFSDPLDSPRVVIISFYDPRYPPAGGRNTLTVYELGAFFIESVDSSGNVQARFINTVAVDPDSDGSDCLLRISRLMLDSTRQ, encoded by the coding sequence ATGCGCAACATTATCCATAGACTGAACGACGAACGCGGCTTCGCCACCGTGATGGTCAGCATGTGCATGGCCGCCCTCATGGGGTTGACCGCCCTGGCCGTGGACCTCGGCCGGGCGTACCTCAAGCGGAGCGCACTGCAGACCGCGGCTGACGCGGGGGCCCTTGCCGGGGCAAATTCGCTGCTGGCAGAAGGGCGCGACCTCGCCAAGCTCCGCCGCATCGTGGCCAACTATGCCTCCCGCAACCTGACCGACGAGGACGTGCCCGACAAGGCCCTGACCGACGCGGACATCGTGTTTCTTCGCGACGGCGTACCCGATGAACAGAACCCGGACCAGGTGGAAGTGACCATCTCCCTGACCGCCCTGCGCGAAAACCCCTTCCCACTCTATTTCGGAAAGGCCGTGGGCAAGCCCTTCATGGACATTACCGTCACCGCCCGGGCCGGACTGGCAGGCATGTGCTCGAGCAAGTGCTCCAAGCCCTTTGTCGTGCCGACAAAGTACGAGTGGGACGACAACGCCGCCCCCGGCACCAAGTATTACCAGAATGGAACCCTGGACGTGGAAAGCCCGCAGGAGATGGCCACCATCAACGTGCTCGGCTACACCCAGGACGACGTGGGCACCCAGATCATCATCAAGCCCGGCGATCCGAGCCTGACCATCGTGCCCGGCCAGTACAACCTGGTGGACCTGCCTCCGGTGAACAAGGGTGACCCGATCACCGGCGCGGCCATGATCAAGGAAAACATCGAAGGCTGCACCGGCTCCAACAGCTATGCCACCGTGGCCCCGGGCGATGAGTTGCTGCTGGAACCGGGCAACTCCGCCGGGCCGGTCAAGGCCGGAACCAGCACGCTCATCGGGCTGGACCCCTATGCCGCCTGGGATGAAACGACCAACGCGATCGAAGGCAGTTCCTTCAGCGATCCGCTGGACAGCCCGCGCGTTGTCATCATCTCCTTCTACGACCCCCGCTACCCTCCCGCAGGCGGTCGCAACACCCTGACCGTGTACGAACTGGGCGCATTCTTCATCGAAAGCGTGGACAGTTCGGGCAACGTCCAGGCTCGGTTCATCAACACCGTGGCGGTAGACCCCGATTCCGACGGCTCGGATTGCCTCCTGCGCATCAGCCGACTGATGCTCGATTCAACCAGGCAATAG
- a CDS encoding TadE/TadG family type IV pilus assembly protein, translating to MRKNNDTTSGSAAIEFALLMSLLLVPLLAGIWDAAKIIDMNQILTRAAREGVIMASRGDDPAETVLSYVASEGLTTDNLTVSVELGPDDRDLGQEVSVSLNYNFADSTVFPWDNLMPGGMTTVARAKME from the coding sequence ATGCGCAAGAACAACGACACCACAAGCGGCAGCGCGGCCATTGAATTCGCCCTGCTCATGTCCCTTCTTCTGGTCCCCTTGCTGGCCGGGATCTGGGACGCCGCCAAGATAATAGACATGAATCAGATTCTTACCCGGGCCGCCCGCGAGGGCGTGATCATGGCCTCGCGCGGGGACGACCCCGCGGAAACGGTACTCTCCTACGTGGCGTCAGAAGGGCTTACCACGGACAACCTGACCGTATCCGTGGAACTCGGACCCGACGACCGGGATCTGGGACAGGAGGTCTCGGTCTCCCTGAATTACAACTTTGCGGACAGCACCGTGTTCCCCTGGGACAACCTCATGCCCGGCGGCATGACCACGGTAGCCCGCGCCAAGATGGAGTAA
- a CDS encoding TadE family protein has protein sequence MMRRNNTHKKKRLGMAAVEMAMLLPVFLILMMGVMDAARLFWTRGVVRDAAFEGARMAVLNEPTLNQIKDVIQKELIAGGVEQAALVQVGPREPSEPVDVTVSVPFEFLVLGNLIPSVADSCSQVAATAVMTHER, from the coding sequence ATGATGAGACGAAACAACACGCACAAGAAAAAGCGGCTCGGCATGGCCGCAGTGGAAATGGCCATGCTGCTGCCCGTATTCTTAATATTGATGATGGGCGTGATGGACGCGGCCCGATTGTTTTGGACCCGTGGGGTGGTGCGGGACGCTGCTTTCGAGGGCGCGCGAATGGCCGTCCTCAACGAGCCCACCCTGAATCAGATCAAGGACGTGATCCAAAAGGAACTGATCGCCGGCGGTGTCGAACAGGCGGCCCTGGTTCAGGTCGGCCCGCGTGAGCCGTCCGAGCCGGTGGATGTGACCGTTTCCGTGCCTTTTGAATTCCTGGTCCTCGGCAACCTGATCCCGTCAGTGGCCGACAGTTGCAGCCAGGTCGCGGCCACGGCCGTCATGACCCACGAGAGGTAG